CACTTGTGCTTAAGGCAACAAGGCCAGGAATTCAGAATACTGTACAAGGGTTTCTTGTAACCATTCAGAATAACACGATCCAATTCTGACTTGCTCtctagccccccccccccccccccccagaccacTGCTGCAAAGATCTCACCTGGCTGTCAGGCTGCACTGCCCACAGGTGCCCCGAGCACACAGCACGACACTGTTCCCGGTCAGTGGCACATCCCTGCCCGCCAAGTGCAATGATGAGGCACCCAATTACCTTTCCAGGTGCGAAGTCTGCCAGCCCTACAATGCTTAGCTTGTCCACAGGATGAATCTTGTTGTAATCTGCTGGATCAGCAAAAGTAAGAGGCAGTAGACCTTGCTTCTTCAGATTGGTTTCTGCAGAGAACAAACCACCAAGCACACTTGTAACAACACACTGCAGGGGATCAGGATTACCTTCTGGCTGCTCAGTGCATCTCAGAGTGGTATGCCAGCAACAATTACTATCTTTGTAGCAAAATGAGCATATCTGCTGTTTGTGGCATATCTAACTAGGTATGTACACCAGGATTCCTGACAGGAGAGACCGTAGGATCTGTCAGCAGATAGGGTTCATGCCCATGGGGCAAGGCGAACACCGCTTCCACCCAGACCAAATACATCCTGTTTACAGACATCACAGGGGAAGTGCGACTCACCGTGGATCCTGGCAAAGCTCTTGGTGATGATGACCCTGCCCCCCAAGTGACGTGGCTCCAATGCTGCGTGCTCCCTGCTTGATCCCTCACCATAGTTTTCATCTCCAATAACTGCCCATTTGACGCCCATTTTCTGtgacaaaagaaacagatgtaCATTCCTGCCGTCACTCAAGTGAGGAATTAACAATAAATATCCACCCACGCAATCTGATTTCAGCGCTACACTACTGACATTGCTGTGCTGTGACACTTCCTCCCAGAAGGCTCCCTTTGGTTCTGAGGAAGGACGGAAATAAAGGAATTAAGTGCTTCACAGCAGTTAGGCACTGCCAGCCTTCACTAATGAGTGCTAGGGAAGATTGACCTTGGGACCCAGAGCAAATTGTCACCACCTTTCCTTCCATGGTCCTGTGCCAGAGCGGTGCTCACACCAGCCACAATCCCTGTTCTACTTCTGGAAGTGATACGAAAAACTAAATTCTCTCTACTGGAAGAACCAATCCGAGAGCATTGCCAAGCTGTCCAGAGGGCAAAAGAACATTTCTTGATGTTCTCAGCCAAGTTTTAAAGAATGAAGGGGACAAGAttagaatttatttaaacattagGCTAGTCACTGGTGAAACACTGCAGGAGGCGAGATTTAGTTGCATTCTGATGACACCCATGCCTTGTAAGGTGTGCAGTGCCTAAAGGAATTCTTCCCCTTTCATCTACGATTTCTCGTCCCCCTCTGGGTCACAAgatcctcctccctccttccatgTAGCAGGTCGGGAGAGAATCTCCTCCAGAAACTGCCATCATAAGAGTAGGTAAGTCCCAAGAAAAAGCCTCAACGCTGAGCAAATTCACAGCTGCTGTTACTTGAGAGCAGGAGGGTGAGATCCTCAGTCTTGGCACAGACTGCCCAAAGCATAAACACCCTCTTAAAATAGATGCGTCAGGGGAAAGTCTCACCTTGTAGTAACGGGCTGTGTCTGGGACTGGCCCAAACTCCTGGGTTAATGCATTCCTCACAGAGTTGGCTTTGCCATTTTCAATGTTGATGGCGCCAATGAGCAGGTTGTTGGAGATGTTGTCCAGATGGCCACGGAATTTGAGCCACGGGCCGGCTGCAGAAATATGGTCAGTGGTGCATTTCCCTTTTACCTAAAGGGTAGTAGAAAAGAGGTATGTCTTAGGATGGATCAGTGACTTGACCCTTCCTCAACactttttattctgaaggaTCCCCACATCTCTTTTTAAGGGCACAAACCCAAGAGAATTGCATCTGTTACAGAATCAAGATACTCCAAGGCAGAACACAATGGTCATTCTGCATGTGTTGGGTAGGAAGAACATCCCTGTTCCAAAGGGTAAATTACAAAAATGAGCTTAGCCATGACATCTCCTGCCGTGTCCTCGCTTCCCTCAGCAACAGGTTCTTCAGGTACAAAAAGCAATTAAGCCCTTCCTGCTACAGCTCAGCCTCCCTGCTGGGGGAGTTCAGCAAGATGCTAAGTGTTTCCTCTTAAGTTTTCAATCTGCACATAAACCACCTCAGCTTATAGAACAGAATTCCCAACCAGAGATAATGGCCTTCCAACTGGCAAGTCCCAAAGTGCTTGCAAAGGAATTGCCTGTGACAAAAACTCTTGCACGGCTCACTGTGGCCCTTGTGAGTACCTGCAACTCTCTGCTGCTGAGAATCAGCGATGTTCCTGAACGTCAGTTCCTAAGGGACTGCATTTCAGAACGCATCACTGTATTAACTGATGTTTTCATCCTGTTAACTCACCCCAGGCAGTGAGGAGAAACCCAGGTCTTCATTAAGAGACTGAAATGCAATGTTAACTATTGTGaagtaatttctctttctatAAAATAGGAAGAGAACACACATACTGATGGATGAGAAGTTCCTAACAACCTCATTTCAGACAAAATGCATCTTAGAACACTCAGGTATTAAGAGATGCTAATTAAAGAACCTTTCTGCTGCAGGTTAGAACTGGGACAAATTCTGCAGACTGCACGGTATGGGCAAGATCGTATTACATGGTATAACAAGCTTCATTTTTCATAGTTTTAGCTAACCACTAGCCCAAAGGAGAACAGTCTCTTAGTTATAATAGAAAGAAGAATCAGAAGGAAACacctggaaggaaggaagaccCTTGCTTCACTTCCCATAACAACATGGTTGTAGGGGAGTGAATCACAGATAGCTCAAAGGCACATCCAAAGCTTCTAGCAACTGATGTGCAAACCCTTGTTCGAGCAGTCCTGTCATAGCCAGCGTTCTGTCACTTCGCTCCTGACCTTGATGAGAATCAGCATGTCTTCTAGATCCTTGCCATCCCACTTATCGAAAGGCTCTAGAAGCTGGAGACGCTGGCTGGTGGGGCTCACGTCCACATGCTGCCCACTGCCATCCTTGGGAGGGTACTGATAGGTGTCCTGGCCTGGGTCAAACTCCTtccaaaggagaaaggaaaatcatcAGCCTTGGCCATCCCCAATGGCACACGAAGAGAACAAGCCGATACAGGCAACTGCCCCCCGTTCTAGCTGTAATACTAAGGAAGAGGTCAGTGCATGAAAGTTCCCTCTCTACACATAAAACATTACTAGTCACAGgccttccctccctccatctccAGACTGAGCAGTTACCAGCTTGGGCAGCTCATCTGCATCAGGTGCTTCTAGTTTAAACTTCTTCCCATCTGCTCCAGTCAGGTAATCTGTCTCAGGGTTAAATTTTAGAGTGCCAGCAATGGACAGGGCTGTGacaatctgaaggaaaaaaaaagaaaaaaaaagacaagtttaaAGGCATATTCTTCCCCCCATCTCATTTGAAAGTCCTACACCTAACAGTCTCAGCCAGCAGCCAAGCTACAAACCAAGCTACACTGCGGctcttctgcaggcagaggaatTAGCTCTCAAGACACCCTGAACTGTTCCCACAGCGTCCCTCTGTCTCTTACCTCCGGAGAGGTCACAAACGCATGAGTCTCCGGATTGGCATCATTACGACCTGTGAAATTCCGGTTGTAGGACGTAACTAttgtgtttttctctcctttcttgaTGTCCTTCctgtgaaagaaacaaacacgCTTATCAAATCCAAAGGGAATGTTACTTTTAGATGTCTCACTGCTAAAATCCCCCAGCTTAGTTTTGGCAGCAATCACTATCTTTTGGAAACATGAATCGGTGCCTGGATGTGTTTTCCTCCCTTAAGCACAGACACAAAATGAAGTCAGACACTGATTCCTGAAGTAGTTTTCACCGCCCATGTCATGCACTGTCAAACTGTCTGAACAATAATCAACTAAGTGCATTGCCTTTGGACATCCCACCATTAGCAATGGCAAAGCCACATGAGAGTACATCTCCCATCCCTTCTACTAGAAATTTTCCTCCCTGCCACTCCAGTGATTGAAATTGCACCAATTcacttttcctattttaaaaggaCCATACAAACTCCAGTCCACCCTCTCACAGGTAACAAATCTCTCTCCCCATTTTTTGCCTACTATAAGCAGCCTACAGGTGTGGCCACACTTGTGGCCATTCTGCAGCTTCACTCATTTAAAGGCTCAAATGAAATCTGCAGTctcacttctcctcctccagtgcATCTCAGACAGCTATGGGCTTTTAAGCACgtattttttaattcccagtGTGTTATTTTTACAATCAAATTTGGCTTCACAGAGCACTTTAGGAGCTAAAAGATACAAAGCTAGAGTGAGGTCCATCTTTCACTTTACCTGTCCCACTGGCCAATGCATGGCCCACAAGCGTTGGCAAGAACCAGCCCTCCAACGTCTCGCAGGATTTGTGCCTGGGGGCAGAGAACAACTTTGTTACTAGTAGAAAGTCTGGAATAAGTTTCTAGGGGTGCTCTTTCAGGGGAAGAGGACACCTGCCTTCTAATAGAAAGCACCAAGCCTTTGAAAATTCCCCTCCTTGTTTCACTTACAAGTTTTCAGTCACTTTTATAAATACATGGGGTTTGATCCCAGTAAAGCTGTAAGTTAACACTGGGGAAAAGCATGGGATGACTTGCCATGGTGTTCTCATTCTCTACCTACTTCAGATTGAGCAGTCCAGCTACTTACAGATATTTGACTGAACGGCAGTGTCTGCTCTGATTAATATCCCACACACCTCCTGTCCGTGTAAGGAGAGAACTGGTGACAGTGCAGGCAAGCGTGTGTGCCTGCTCAGTCCATTCAGCAGAGGATTCAACTGAGAGGGCAGCCATTAAGGAAAGATATGACCGTGGACTTGGTTGGAGGAGGCATTAAGCATTAGCTGGACATAGCCACTGGTAAAAAGTCCTCATGCTGTGACAGTATCTAACATTTACTAAATATTAGAACTaattaaaacatcattttctgcacagaaaaggggagaaaggtGACGGTTCCTCTAAAGAAACACtccttttaaatcaaatatgAGTTTTGCCATAATTTAGTCTAAAATGGGAACCACCTTCCTACAAAGGGCTTGCTCACATCCTAAACTCTTCTTGAAGGAGAAAATCCACCTGGATTGCAAGTGGGTACTAGCCCTTTGTCAGCCATGGCCTTCCACAGAATCCCAGGAGCATGAGGCAACCTTTGCTATGCATACTGCTATCTCCTCCAGGCCTTGGTTCCTGACAGCAGTCTCAGCTCTGTCCAGTTCCAATCCTGTTATATGCCCAGGCAGTAAAGGTATCAGATCAAAATACTGTCAAGGTGATGGCAGGACCCACGGGCATAGTAACACAAGGCTGATTACTACAACAGTAATTGCACCTCTAGTGATAAGTGAAGACAAAGTTTAAGAGGTTTCCTTTAGTTACCTCCAGACTCCCAAGGTAACTCTGGAAGAGAGTTTAACGTTTACTGTTTGGAAATGTACAGAGCAGCCATACTCACATAACCATCTCTTTCAATAGTGGCACGGATCTGCTCTGAGCCTGGTGTGATTGTGAACTTGGATTTGCACTTCAGTCCATGTGCTAGGGCCTGTTTTGCCACTGCTGCAGAGCGTCCCATGTCCTCGTAGCTGGAGTTGGTGCAGCTGCCAATCAAGCCTGTGGTGTTTGACAGAAACAAGGAGGTGGTTACTGCAGCCCTGGTTCTAGGAAGCTTCTCCCTGACCCATctctcagcagaaaaaacaagGGACGACCACCTTTTCTGCTGACAAGGAATCTGAAAGAGTTTCAGGTACTAACACTGCCAAGCCTCCCAGCAATATACTGCGGTCACAAGCAATCCcttgtccagctctggaggttGCACAGTCAGAACACACCACCTGGTCACTAGTCTGGTGGTTGTTTTACAAGATCCGAGTGTCACCTACTTGCACTTTGATTAAGCAAATTACTACAGAGAGGTATTGTTccacaaagacagaaaaggctTCAAATCAAGATGGCAAGAAATGGAGGAAatcatgaaaagaaagcatcctttGTTACATGTATGAAGACCACATGAGGACATACTGCACAGTCCTAACAGCATTCTGGTGCTAaccagcaaaaaataaatcctctttCAGTTTCAGCTGCTCTTGATCTTATTTGTAACACTATCGAATACTACATTTCCCACCTGGGATGGGGCCTTTACAATGTATTTGCATTCTTTTAATTTCCCCAGTGAGCAACACTTGAGAAGCCAGCTGACAGGTTACCATCTCACAAGCAAGTATATAAATATCCAAGTGTGCTCTTTAGGACAGCAAGTACTAACTTTACGATGTCCCAAGAACTCAACAGCCAACTGCTGGGAGGACTAACAATCGTGCTCCTGACAGATCTTTGCAACAGACAAATCCATGCAACAGGCTTTTAACAAAGGTGCTCTTCAACAGGTAACATTCCTGTCAACCCAGTCATTCAAAACtttccaagaaggaaaaaaaaccaaacccaaacaaaaacttgTCTGTCTCTTGAGATTAAAATCCCTCCAACTATCCCAGATCTCATCCCACACACCTGGCCCAGGTGGTCACTACTCTTCCCAGCAAATTCATATGGCCATGAAGAGATGGCACTGCAGCAAAGTCAAAGGACCTGCAGCAGTAATTAAAGGATTGGATCCCAAGCTATGTGACCAACCACTTATCCCAAGACAGCAACATTTATGCCACAAGGATGAAGGCAGAGGAAAGAGCAAATGCTACCCACCAACTCTGATATCAACAGGCCAGCCCTCCTTTTCTGCCACAGCACCAATATCTGACACAGGGTGCGCCAGGTCTGGTGTGAAAGGTCCATTGATATGCGGTTTCAGCTTTAAGAAACAAAGTCAGAAATTACAGTAGCCaagaaaatccccaaaacacagcagcaaatcAATTCCTCTCATAGCTCTATCTGGAAGCTGTTTAAATAGGATTCTCCTACACGAACACCAGAGCGGGAGCTGTCAGTGAAGCAGACCCGAGTGTTTTTTGTATGTTCTAGCACAGCGCCAAGGGTGTTGCATCAAACTCCCACCTTGGTCCTCATTCACACAAAGCAGAGTCACATCACGACATCCAAGGTGGCAAGCAGGAAGGAAGCCTTACCTCACTGAGGTTGATTTCTATCACCTGGTCATACTGACAACCAGAATCCGGTACCAAGTGTTGCTGGAATTCATCCGCCAGTGCAGCTATGTCTGGAGTGAGAAAGAAGGGAGATCTGAAAAGTGCAgcaatatgaaggaaaaaaaaaagcttggaaCGACTAAACACAGGGGGTCCACCATGTACTCGCTTGTACCAGATGACCTATGGGACCATGCAAGGTCAGAAGTCACATCAGACACCACTGTAGGAGGATGCTGCTTCCGAATACACCTTCACTTGAACTCACACTTCTACCCACTTCAACTCTCAAACTGTCTTACCGGCTCTCCCAGTCTTGCCCA
This sequence is a window from Balearica regulorum gibbericeps isolate bBalReg1 chromosome 1, bBalReg1.pri, whole genome shotgun sequence. Protein-coding genes within it:
- the ACO2 gene encoding aconitate hydratase, mitochondrial, whose protein sequence is MAPYCVLAARLRHALNSGIRRYHVAPVLCQRAKVAMSHFEPNEHINYEKLEKNINIVRKRLDRPLTLSEKIVYGHLDDPAKQEIERGKTYLRLRPDRVAMQDATAQMAMLQFISSGLPKVAVPSTIHCDHLIEAQLGGEKDLRRAKDINQEVYNFLATAGAKYGVGFWKPGSGIIHQIILENYSYPGVMLIGTDSHTPNGGGLGGICIGVGGADAVDVMAGIPWELKCPKVIGVKLTGKLSGWSSPKDVILKVAGILTVKGGTGAIIEYHGPGVDSISCTGMATICNMGAEIGATTSVFPYNARMKKYLGKTGRADIAALADEFQQHLVPDSGCQYDQVIEINLSELKPHINGPFTPDLAHPVSDIGAVAEKEGWPVDIRVGLIGSCTNSSYEDMGRSAAVAKQALAHGLKCKSKFTITPGSEQIRATIERDGYAQILRDVGGLVLANACGPCIGQWDRKDIKKGEKNTIVTSYNRNFTGRNDANPETHAFVTSPEIVTALSIAGTLKFNPETDYLTGADGKKFKLEAPDADELPKLEFDPGQDTYQYPPKDGSGQHVDVSPTSQRLQLLEPFDKWDGKDLEDMLILIKVKGKCTTDHISAAGPWLKFRGHLDNISNNLLIGAINIENGKANSVRNALTQEFGPVPDTARYYKKMGVKWAVIGDENYGEGSSREHAALEPRHLGGRVIITKSFARIHETNLKKQGLLPLTFADPADYNKIHPVDKLSIVGLADFAPGKPLKCIIKHPNGSQETIMLNHTFNESQIEWFQAGSALNRMKELQQKSS